In the Anastrepha obliqua isolate idAnaObli1 chromosome 1, idAnaObli1_1.0, whole genome shotgun sequence genome, one interval contains:
- the LOC129236024 gene encoding checkpoint protein HUS1, with translation MKFRAMMQDPEYMREFLYIIQTLSKLAKTCILKISMDKVYFVANEESGSTAPLVWVEIDPKLYFSEYTMQGVDDDQDSHIVLNVPTLHLGTALSLLRNNPCYCKLKLTNLQFPCLTVDVDATTKSSDKSRRATHHVPVDVVPRCDWSNYAVPTKPICKLVLNVPSNRLIRGLIDKIKNLSPTIIFYATTNGEMNLVAETDMATITTRYQNLELRSMNASEGDKKKEQIEASCSVDCKKTALFFSALQIPSTELSCGIVDDRLIHLEVNIREGIAIHSILPAVCV, from the coding sequence ATGAAGTTTCGTGCTATGATGCAGGATCCGGAATACATGAGAGAATTTCTCTACATCATCCAAACACTATCGAAATTGGCGAAGACATGCATACTGAAAATCTCTATGGACAAAGTTTACTTTGTGGCGAACGAGGAGTCTGGCAGTACAGCGCCATTGGTATGGGTAGAAATTgatccaaaattatatttttctgagTACACGATGCAGGGCGTCGACGATGATCAGGATTCGCATATTGTACTAAATGTACCAACTTTACATCTAGGAACTGCACTTTCTTTACTGCGAAATAATCCGTGCTATTGTAAGTTGAAATTGACTAATCTTCAATTTCCTTGTTTAACGGTCGATGTGGATGCGACCACCAAGAGTTCGGATAAGTCGCGCCGCGCCACACACCATGTACCAGTCGATGTGGTTCCTCGTTGCGATTGGTCAAATTACGCAGTGCCGACAAAACCAATTTGTAAGCTTGTCTTAAATGTACCATCTAACCGCTTGATACGCGGCCTAATAGACAAAATAAAGAATCTTTCACcaactataattttttatgcgACTACGAATGGCGAAATGAATTTAGTGGCAGAAACCGATATGGCAACCATAACAACACGTTATCAGAATTTAGAATTGCGTTCGATGAATGCTAGTGAAGGCGACAAGAAAAAGGAACAAATAGAGGCATCATGTTCGGTGGATTGTAAGAAGACTGCTCTATTTTTTTCAGCATTACAAATACCCTCAACAGAGTTGTCGTGTGGTATAGTTGACGATCGCCTCATACACTTGGAAGTAAACATACGAGAGGGCATTGCTATTCACTCCATATTACCAGCTGTTTGCGTATGA